Proteins from a genomic interval of Epinephelus fuscoguttatus linkage group LG16, E.fuscoguttatus.final_Chr_v1:
- the mocos gene encoding molybdenum cofactor sulfurase produces the protein MDFQKLCTFDTFKQLWSHYGYGENFQDVIEQEFTRIKGITYLDHAATTLYPESLVRDYFQDISRNVYGNPHSHNPSSRLTHDTVERVRYRVLQHFNATPEEYSVIFTSGCTATLKLVAESFPWRPQTESEAGSCFSYLTDSHTSVVGIRGLTSGQGVVALPVSPQEVENRAKDEAQGEDVICQTPHLFCYPAQSNFSGRKYPLSHVKGIQARRLYPACGHHGRWFVLLDAASHVSCSPLNLQECPADFIPISFYKMFGFPTGLGALLVRNDTAGILKKTYFGGGTAAAYLSGEDYYVQVANISDRFEDGTVSFLDIIALNHGFEALNRITGGMHNIQQHTFGLARYTYMLLSSLCHGNGRPVAQIYTEGQFESPSTQGAILNFNIKDSHGQIIGYSQVDRMASLYNIHVRTGCFCNTGACQFFLGITNQQMRRNLQAGHVCGDTIDLVDGQPTGSVRVSFGYMSTFEDCQKFLNFVAECFVEKPVTVDQVRLEKLKKATATTQSLNEGIKITNGEICKVDEKEKAAEASLRGFGHRDSHREAYTLTNIFIYPIKSCGAYEVHNWPVGPLGLLYDRSWMVVNGNGVFLSQKREPRLCLIHPQVRLPSNKLLLQASGMDTISLPLESNNKMHTSYQVCQSKVCGDRVETVDCGDEAASWLSEFLGQPCRLIRQSPDFTRDMKRPSGAATSTSLSLVNEAQYLMINRASVELIQKLMRSRQDDSEGDQLLDTQNVISRFRANLVIAGVEPFEEDNWSHLIIGNTRFVVVGQCGRCQMIGVDQETGTKTKEPLMSLSAYRNKKVTFGVYLTHQVPEGSTEACVLSAGSFIQPVPHSS, from the exons ATGGATTTCCAAAAACTTTGCACTTTTGACACCTTCAAGCAGCTGTGGAGTCACTACGGTTATGGAGAAAACTTCCAAGACGTGATTGAGCAGGAGTTCACACGGATTAAAG GAATTACATACCTGGATCATGCAGCAACTACTCTGTACCCTGAGTCTCTGGTCAGGGACTACTTCCAGGACATTTCAAGGAATGTGTACG GAAACCCTCACAGCCATAACCCCAGCAGCAGACTGACGCATGACACAGTGGAGAGGGTCAGATACAG GGTATTGCAGCATTTTAACGCTACCCCTGAGGAGTACTCTGTGATTTTTACTTCTGGTTGTACAGCCACACTCAAATTAGTGGCTGAGAGCTTTCCCTGGAGGCCACAGACTGAGAGCGAAGCAGGGAGTTGCTTCTCCTACCTCACTGACAGCCATACCTCTGTAGTCGGCATAAGAGGACTGACTTCTGGCCAGGGGGTGGTTGCCCTGCCTGTCTCCCCGCAGGAAGTGGAAAACAGGGCAAAGGATGAAGCTCAAGGTGAAGATGTTATTTGCCAGACACCGCACCTCTTCTGCTATCCAGCACAGAGCAACTTCTCAGGGAGGAAGTATCCCCTTAGCCATGTGAAAGGCATCCAGGCGAGACGCCTTTACCCAGCGTGTGGCCACCACGGCCGCTGGTTTGTGCTGCTCGATGCAGCATCTCATGTCAGCTGTTCCCCTCTAAACCTACAGGAGTGCCCTGCTGATTTCATTCCCATCTCCTTCTATAAGATGTTTGGCTTCCCCACAGGTCTGGGGGCCCTTCTTGTCCGTAACGACACAGCAGGCATACTAAAAAAGACTTATTTTGGAGGAGGCACAGCAGCAGCTTACCTTTCTGGAGAAGATTATTATGTGCAGGTGGCAAACATTTCTGACAG ATTTGAAGACGGGACTGTCTCTTTCTTAGATATCATTGCTTTAAATCATGGTTTTGAAGCTCTTAACAGGATCACAG GGGGCATGCACAACATCCAACAGCACACATTTGGCTTGGCACGCTACACTTACATGCTGCTGTCAAGTCTTTGCCATGGCAACGGGCGACCAGTGGCTCAGATATACACCGAAGGCCAGTTTGAGAGTCCAAGCACACAGGGCGCAATCCTTAACTTCAACATTAAGGATTCTCATGGACAGATAATTGGATATTCTCAG GTGGACAGAATGGCCAGTCTTTACAATATCCATGTGCGCACAGGTTGCTTCTGTAACACCGGTGCCTGTCAGTTTTTCCTCGGGATTACCAATCAGCAGATGAGGAGGAACCTGCAG GCTGGCCATGTCTGTGGAGACACCATCGACCTGGTGGACGGCCAGCCGACCGGATCTGTACGTGTGTCCTTTGGCTACATGTCGACATTTGAAGACTGTCAAAAGTTCCTGAACTTTGTTGCTGAGTGCTTTGTGGAGAAACCAGTTACAGTGGACCAAGTGAGACTAGAGAAGCTAAAAAAAGCCACAGCAACAACCCAGAGCCTAAATGAAGGAATCAAAATCACTAATGGAGAAATATGTAAAGTAGATGAGAAGGAGAAGGCTGCAGAAGCGTCATTGAGAGGATTTGGACACAGAGACTCACACAGAGAGGCTTATACTCTGACCAACATTTTCATATATCCCATCAAATCATGTGGCGCCTACGAG GTCCACAACTGGCCGGTGGGACCACTGGGTTTACTGTATGACAGAAGCTGGATGGTAGTGAATGGAAACGGCGTGTTCCTGAGTCAGAAGAGAGAGCCACGCTTATGCCTCATTCACCCACAAGTCCGCCTACCCTCAAACAAATTGCTCCTGCAGGCATCAG GGATGGATACCATTTCACTTCCCTTGGAAAGCAACAATAAAATGCACACAAGCTATCAGGTGTGTCAGAGTAAAGTTTGCGGCGACAG GGTGGAGACTGTCGACTGTGGGGATGAGGCTGCATCATGGCTCTCAGAATTTCTTGGACAGCCATGCCGCCTGATAAGACAAAGTCCTGATTTTACCCGAGACATGAAGAGACCTAGTGGAG CTGCCACCTCCACATCCCTCTCCCTCGTGAATGAAGCTCAGTATCTCATGATCAACCGTGCCAGTGTGGAGCTCATTCAGAAACTAATGAGGAGCAG GCAGGACGACTCTGAGGGCGATCAGCTCCTTGACACACAGAATGTCATTAGCCGCTTCCGAGCCAATTTAGTCATCGCTGGGGTAGAACCATTTGAGGAGGATAATTGGTCACACTTGATTATTGGCAACACTCGATTCGTG GTCGTAGGGCAGTGTGGAAGATGCCAGATGATCGGAGTAGACCAGGAGACTGGGACCAAAACAAAAGAGCCACTAATGTCTCTCTCTGCCTACCGCAATAAGAAG GTCACTTTCGGTGTGTACCTCACCCATCAGGTACCAGAGGGCTCCACTGAAGCCTGTGTTCTCTCTGCTGGTTCCTTTATACAGCCAGTGCCGCACAGTTCTTGA